Proteins co-encoded in one Dreissena polymorpha isolate Duluth1 chromosome 12, UMN_Dpol_1.0, whole genome shotgun sequence genomic window:
- the LOC127853521 gene encoding serine protease inhibitor dipetalogastin-like isoform X1: MGKIQLIQRRIRTLFVATMLLCLFTPSVIGDHRWPCVCTTEYDPVCGVDGKTYGNMCALRCAGVRLQSKGECKHGCICTMEYDPVCGVDGKTYGNPCLLNCAGVRLAYKGACKYGGY, encoded by the exons ATGGGAAAAATACAATTGATTCAAAGAAG GATTCGGACGCTGTTTGTGGCAACCATGCTGTTGTGTTTGTTCACACCAA GTGTGATCGGCGATCATAGATGGCCATGCGTTTGTACGACGGAGTATGACCCGGTGTGTGGCGTTGATGGCAAAACATACGGGAACATGTGCGCTCTCCGATGCGC CGGTGTTCGTCTTCAAAGTAAAGGCGAATGTAAACATGGGTGCATTTGCACGATGGAGTATGACCCGGTTTGTGGTGTTGATGGCAAAACCTACGGGAACCCGTGCCTTCTCAACTGCGC AGGTGTAAGGCTGGCTTATAAAGGGGCCTGTAAATACGGAGGATACTAG
- the LOC127853521 gene encoding serine protease inhibitor dipetalogastin-like isoform X2, with product MIRTLFVATMLLCLFTPSVIGDHRWPCVCTTEYDPVCGVDGKTYGNMCALRCAGVRLQSKGECKHGCICTMEYDPVCGVDGKTYGNPCLLNCAGVRLAYKGACKYGGY from the exons at GATTCGGACGCTGTTTGTGGCAACCATGCTGTTGTGTTTGTTCACACCAA GTGTGATCGGCGATCATAGATGGCCATGCGTTTGTACGACGGAGTATGACCCGGTGTGTGGCGTTGATGGCAAAACATACGGGAACATGTGCGCTCTCCGATGCGC CGGTGTTCGTCTTCAAAGTAAAGGCGAATGTAAACATGGGTGCATTTGCACGATGGAGTATGACCCGGTTTGTGGTGTTGATGGCAAAACCTACGGGAACCCGTGCCTTCTCAACTGCGC AGGTGTAAGGCTGGCTTATAAAGGGGCCTGTAAATACGGAGGATACTAG